caccCTGGgcgtggtgtgtgtctgtctgtctgtctgtctgtctgtctgtctgtctgtctcaccctggACCTGGTGTCTGTCTCACCCTGgacctggtgtctgtctgtctgtctgtctgtctgtctgtctgtctgtctgtctcaccgtggACCTGGGGTCTCTGCTCTCGGTGGCTGATAGAGGAGACTTTCTGGAGTGGtatttctccctcttcctcctgagTCAAAGTCCACCACGTCAGGTTACGCACCTAAACAACAACAACTTCATGTAACAGAACTGACACAACAACAAGTTAACACACTCATAGGTTAGTAttattatcaacaacaacaagttaTCACACTCATAggttggtattattattattaacaacaACAGCGAGTTAACACACTCATaggttagtattattattattaacaacaacaacaagttaacacactcataggttagtattattattaacaacaacaacaagttaacACAATCATAGGTTAGTATTattattaacaacaacaacaagttaacACACTCATAGGTTAGTGTTATTATTAACAAGTCAAACACTCATAGGTTAGTATTATTATTAACAACAAGTTATCACACTCATAGGTTAGTATTATTATTAACAACAACAAGTTAACACACTCATAGGTTAGTATTATTATTAACAACAAGTTAACACACTCATAGGTTAGTATTATTATTAACAACAAGTTAACACACTCATAGGTTAGTATTattattaacaacaacaacaacaagttaaacactcataggttagtattattattaacaacaacaagttaacacactcataggttagtattattattaacaacaacaacaagttaacacactcataggttagtattattattaacaacaacaacaagttaacacactcataggttagtcttattatcaacaacaacaacaagttaacacactcataggttagtattattatcaacaacaacaacaacaagttaacacactcataggttagtattattatcaacaacaacaacaagttaacacactcataggttagtattatcaacaacaacaacaagttaacacactcataggttagtattattatcaacaacaacaacaagttaacacactcataggttagtattattatcaacaacaacaacaacaagttaacacactcataggttagtattattatcaacaacaacaacaagctaacacactcataggttagtattattaacaacaacaacaacaagttaacacactcataggttagtattattatcaacaacaacaacaagttaacacactcataggttagtattatcaacaacaacaacaagttaacacactcataggttagtattattatcaacaacaacaacaagttaacacactcataggttagtattattattaacaacaacaacaagttaacacactcataggttagtcttattatcaacaacaacaacaagttaacacactcataggttagtattattatcaacaacaacaacaacaagttaacacactcataggttagtattattatcaacaacaacaacaagttaacacactcataggttagtattatcaacaacaacaacaagttaacacactcataggttagtattattatcaacaacaacaacaacaagttaacacactcataggttagtattattatcaacaacaacaacaagttaacacactcataggttagtattattattaacaacaacaacaagttaacacactcataggttagtcttattatcaacaacaacaacaagttaacacactcataggttagtattattatcaacaacaacaacaacaagttaacacactcataggttagtattattatcaacaacaacaacaagttaacacactcataggttagtattatcaacaacaacaacaagttaacacactcataggttagtattattatcaacaacaacaacaagttaacacactcataggttagtattattatcaacaacaacaacaagctaacacactcataggttagtattattaacaacaacaacaacaagttaacacactcataggttagtattattatcaacaacaacaacaagttaacacactcataggttagtattattatcaacaacaacaacaacaagttaacacactcataggttagtattattatcaacaacaacaacaagttaacacactcataggttagtattattatcaacaacaacaacaagttaacacactcataggttagtattatcaacaacaacaacaagttaacacactcataggttagtattattatcaacaacaacaacaagttaacacactcataggttagtattattatcaacaacaacaacaagttaacacactcataggttagtattattatcaacaacaacaacaacaagttaacacactcataggttagtattattaacaacaacaacaagttaacacactcataggttagtattattaacaacaacaacaagttaacacactcataggttagtattattaacaacaagttaacacactcataggttagtattattaacaacaacaacaagttaacacactcataggttagtattattaacaacaacaacaagttaacACACTCATAGGTTAGTATTATTAAGAACGAGTTGATGTGAAGACATGATAAACAAAGTGTCATCATACCTGCTCTTCAGTGGGGGGCGGAGTCAGCAGTGATATCACCATGACAACGGCAGCAGACAGGAAGCAGAGGATGATGGCAAAGTGAAGGTAGTGAACGGAGCGCAGCACTGACGGGGCATCGTCTTGGATACCACAGCGAGGAGGCGGGAATGCAAATTCTAGAACCATCCGACACACACCGACAACCAGCCCCACCATCAGACCCCAGAAtgctccctacacacacacacacacacacacacacacacacacacacacacacacacacacacacacatacaatggtGAAACACAAAGACTGTTTCACACACAGACCAATGACTGGAAGGTTTCCATGCAGGTAGAGGAGacactaacact
The Oncorhynchus clarkii lewisi isolate Uvic-CL-2024 unplaced genomic scaffold, UVic_Ocla_1.0 unplaced_contig_11233_pilon_pilon, whole genome shotgun sequence DNA segment above includes these coding regions:
- the LOC139394190 gene encoding sodium/mannose cotransporter SLC5A10-like, which translates into the protein MVGLVVGVCRMVLEFAFPPPRCGIQDDAPSVLRSVHYLHFAIILCFLSAAVVMVISLLTPPPTEEQVRNLTWWTLTQEEEGEIPLQKVSSISHREQRPQVHGSAPVRRAVCGRGAGLCSSAEGPAEEVPLPRIPSVRESVFWSRFCCVNAILLICVNIFLYAYFA